In one Methylocaldum szegediense genomic region, the following are encoded:
- a CDS encoding PQQ-dependent sugar dehydrogenase — MGSTKHAWLTFAVFALGASVCCNVRAEVRLGEIKLPPGFRIGLYTDKTPDARSLALGDDGTVYVGSMDEGRVYALRDGNGDGKADQVHVLATNLNMPNGVAFADGDLYIVEIPRILRFRDIGPRLSNPPEPEVVFDRYPEDVHHGWKYLRVGPDGKLYVPVGAPCNVCLSEKDIYATLTRLDKDGSNFEIYARGVRNTVGFDWHPETKELWMNDNGRDWLGDDRPPDELNHVPKPGLHFGFPYCHGKNIADPSFGKGKSCAEFEPPAWTYPAHVAPLGMRFYTGKQFPAEYRGRLFVAQHGSWNRSAPVGYRIVTVEFRGGKPVADEVFAEGWLRPNGEVLGRPVDLLEMPDGALLVSDDKAGAIYRIVYQP; from the coding sequence ATGGGCTCAACTAAACATGCTTGGCTGACGTTCGCGGTATTCGCGCTTGGCGCCAGTGTTTGCTGCAACGTCCGCGCTGAAGTCAGACTGGGGGAGATCAAGCTCCCACCGGGCTTTCGTATTGGGCTCTACACCGATAAGACGCCGGACGCCAGATCGCTGGCTTTGGGCGATGATGGGACCGTGTACGTGGGTAGTATGGATGAAGGTCGTGTTTACGCGTTGCGGGATGGGAATGGAGACGGCAAGGCCGATCAGGTCCACGTGTTAGCCACGAACTTGAACATGCCGAACGGGGTCGCGTTCGCCGATGGCGATCTGTATATCGTCGAGATTCCACGTATCCTGAGGTTCCGGGATATCGGGCCGCGGTTGTCGAATCCGCCGGAACCGGAGGTCGTTTTCGACCGTTATCCCGAAGATGTTCACCACGGCTGGAAATATCTGCGGGTAGGGCCTGACGGGAAACTTTATGTCCCGGTTGGCGCACCATGCAATGTCTGCCTTTCCGAAAAGGACATTTATGCGACACTGACCCGACTGGACAAGGACGGATCGAATTTCGAAATTTATGCGCGCGGCGTCCGGAATACCGTCGGTTTCGATTGGCATCCGGAAACCAAGGAGCTTTGGATGAACGATAACGGACGAGACTGGCTCGGCGACGATCGTCCGCCCGACGAACTCAATCATGTGCCGAAACCGGGACTTCATTTTGGTTTTCCGTATTGCCACGGCAAGAACATCGCGGATCCATCGTTCGGTAAGGGCAAGTCTTGCGCCGAATTCGAGCCGCCGGCGTGGACTTATCCGGCCCATGTCGCGCCGCTCGGCATGCGCTTTTATACCGGTAAGCAGTTTCCGGCCGAATATCGCGGCCGACTTTTCGTCGCGCAACACGGCTCCTGGAATCGAAGCGCGCCCGTCGGTTATCGGATCGTGACGGTCGAATTCCGCGGCGGAAAACCCGTGGCCGACGAGGTTTTCGCGGAAGGCTGGCTGCGGCCGAACGGCGAAGTGCTAGGTCGCCCGGTGGACCTCTTGGAGATGCCGGATGGTGCGCTACTGGTGTCGGATGACAAGGCGGGGGCGATTTACCGTATCGTTTATCAGCCGTGA
- a CDS encoding sugar phosphate isomerase/epimerase family protein — MRLAISNIAWDISEDLAVAQLLNKFGVDAIDVAPGKYFANPAETKDEDIAKVKQWWADHGIEITGMQALLFGTTGLNVFGDNKSQQAMLDHLRAVCRIGAGLGATRLVFGSPKNRDRSGLGDAQALEQAVKFFLRLGDAAQEHGVIVCLEPNPTRYGANFMTNSVETAQVVTAVGHSAIRMQFDTGSLTINGESPKAVLKNCAGLIGHVHASEPDLKPLGDGGTDHRLMHEALLQYLPQHVVSIEMVATNEEPHLQSIERALSCAVECYRSAQGAAT, encoded by the coding sequence GTGAGGCTTGCGATATCGAACATTGCCTGGGACATTTCCGAAGATCTAGCCGTCGCACAACTCCTGAATAAATTCGGCGTAGATGCGATCGATGTTGCGCCCGGTAAATACTTCGCCAATCCAGCAGAGACTAAGGACGAGGACATTGCAAAGGTCAAGCAATGGTGGGCTGATCACGGTATCGAGATCACCGGTATGCAAGCCCTGTTGTTTGGTACGACAGGGTTGAATGTATTTGGCGACAACAAAAGCCAGCAAGCGATGCTAGATCATCTGCGAGCGGTGTGCCGTATCGGTGCGGGTCTTGGTGCGACCCGATTGGTATTTGGCTCACCCAAAAACCGAGATCGCTCCGGCTTGGGCGATGCCCAAGCATTAGAGCAAGCAGTCAAGTTTTTCCTGCGTCTCGGTGATGCCGCGCAGGAGCATGGCGTCATTGTGTGCCTGGAGCCTAATCCAACCCGATACGGCGCGAACTTTATGACCAACAGTGTAGAGACAGCCCAGGTCGTAACCGCGGTCGGTCACAGTGCTATCCGAATGCAGTTCGACACCGGGTCCTTAACGATTAATGGAGAATCTCCCAAAGCGGTACTGAAGAATTGCGCCGGCTTGATAGGCCATGTGCATGCGAGCGAGCCGGATCTGAAGCCACTCGGCGATGGCGGCACTGATCATCGGCTTATGCACGAAGCGCTCCTGCAATACCTTCCTCAGCACGTGGTTTCAATTGAGATGGTGGCCACAAACGAAGAGCCTCATCTCCAGTCCATCGAACGAGCTTTGTCTTGTGCTGTTGAGTGCTACAGATCAGCACAAGGTGCTGCCACATGA
- a CDS encoding EamA family transporter codes for MKWLILVLGIAANASASIMVKIAMMPPRKFPSLTDPLAALSNWPFWLGLGLYGAAFLLYAAALARLPLNVAHPVLTSGAVASVALCSALIFRESFHWTTGAGIFLVIVGVALITARVT; via the coding sequence ATGAAATGGTTAATCTTGGTGCTTGGCATCGCCGCTAATGCGTCCGCCAGCATCATGGTCAAGATCGCCATGATGCCTCCCAGGAAGTTTCCTTCCTTAACAGATCCCCTGGCGGCCTTAAGCAACTGGCCCTTCTGGTTAGGCTTAGGTCTATACGGTGCCGCATTCCTCCTTTACGCCGCTGCATTGGCAAGGCTACCGCTCAATGTCGCTCACCCTGTATTGACTTCTGGAGCAGTGGCGTCTGTCGCGCTTTGTTCCGCTTTGATCTTTCGTGAGTCATTTCACTGGACAACAGGTGCCGGCATCTTTCTCGTGATTGTGGGCGTGGCACTGATCACCGCTCGGGTTACATGA
- a CDS encoding IS481 family transposase, which yields MQIRLHKNARTTPAVRQAIQASTLSERALAQKHGISRTTVRKWKHRSSVEDASHRPHTLRTTLTPAQEAIVVYLRQALLLPLGDLLAVTREFLNPAVSRSGLDRCLRRHGVASLKTLLPPTEKAKVKPFKAYEPGFLHLDVKYLPAIDGEPRRYLFVAIDRATRWVYVALKPNRTALSAKDFLKAVIQAAPFRIQKCLTDNGSEFTDRFLTRTRQSSGTHEFDRLCTEQGIEHRLIPPGRPQTNGLVERFNGRIEEVLQTHHFDSTADLDTTLHRYVELYNHHIPQKALGHLTPIQALKNWQLSHPHLFRKKVYDLAGLDT from the coding sequence ATGCAGATTCGTCTTCATAAGAACGCCCGTACCACCCCGGCCGTTCGGCAGGCCATTCAAGCGTCCACGTTGAGCGAGCGCGCCTTGGCCCAAAAGCATGGCATTAGCCGAACGACCGTCCGCAAGTGGAAACACCGCTCCTCGGTCGAAGATGCCTCACACCGGCCCCACACCCTCAGAACCACGCTCACGCCCGCCCAGGAAGCCATCGTGGTCTACCTCCGCCAAGCTCTGCTCCTCCCCTTGGGTGATCTCCTGGCCGTGACCCGGGAATTTCTCAATCCCGCCGTGTCCCGTTCCGGGCTAGACCGCTGCCTGCGCCGCCACGGGGTGGCGTCCCTCAAGACCCTGCTTCCGCCTACAGAGAAGGCGAAGGTCAAACCCTTCAAGGCCTATGAGCCCGGCTTCCTTCACCTGGATGTTAAGTACTTGCCCGCCATCGACGGCGAACCCCGCCGATACCTGTTCGTCGCCATCGACCGCGCCACCCGCTGGGTCTATGTCGCCCTCAAGCCCAACCGCACCGCCTTAAGCGCAAAGGACTTCCTCAAAGCGGTGATTCAGGCCGCGCCTTTCCGCATCCAGAAATGCCTGACCGACAACGGCTCGGAGTTTACCGACCGTTTCCTGACCCGAACTCGGCAGTCCTCGGGGACGCATGAGTTTGACCGCCTCTGTACTGAACAAGGCATCGAACATCGCCTGATTCCGCCGGGCCGGCCCCAAACGAATGGCCTGGTGGAACGCTTCAATGGCCGCATCGAGGAGGTGTTGCAAACCCATCACTTCGATTCAACCGCCGATCTGGACACCACCCTGCACCGCTATGTCGAGCTGTACAATCATCACATTCCCCAAAAGGCCTTAGGCCATCTCACCCCGATCCAGGCTCTCAAAAACTGGCAACTGTCCCATCCTCATCTTTTTCGAAAGAAGGTTTACGATCTTGCGGGACTTGACACGTAG
- a CDS encoding class I SAM-dependent methyltransferase: protein MNKATAEKLFSGPIGEEYEMLKRICPAAADISRRVGEFVANWTPRFPTESLNLVELGCGTGVTTLNLINARPDTVITSVDNEPTMLNQARRNLADAVAQGRLRLFENDALSYLRELPSASVDILASAYTLHNFLNDYRARVLEEIFRVLKPGGIFVNGDRYALDDSLAHLRATQEEVKQYFRVFTELNRVDLLEQWIVHLFSDESPDHVMPLEPNLSAMREIGFDAVTVHFREDVNALVSGSKPWP from the coding sequence ATGAACAAAGCGACTGCAGAAAAATTATTTTCGGGCCCCATTGGGGAAGAATACGAAATGCTGAAGCGGATTTGCCCGGCGGCGGCCGATATCAGCCGGCGAGTCGGCGAATTCGTGGCCAATTGGACGCCCAGGTTTCCGACCGAGTCCTTGAATCTCGTGGAGCTCGGCTGCGGTACCGGGGTGACGACCTTGAATCTCATCAACGCCCGCCCCGACACGGTGATCACATCGGTCGATAACGAACCGACCATGCTCAATCAGGCACGGCGGAATCTGGCCGACGCCGTCGCGCAGGGCCGCTTGCGGCTGTTTGAGAACGACGCCTTGTCTTACCTTCGGGAGCTGCCGTCGGCTAGCGTGGACATCCTCGCCTCGGCTTATACGCTGCACAATTTCCTGAACGATTATCGCGCTCGCGTCCTCGAAGAAATTTTTCGCGTTCTAAAGCCGGGCGGGATATTCGTCAACGGCGACCGCTACGCACTCGACGACTCGCTGGCTCACCTGCGGGCGACTCAGGAGGAGGTGAAGCAGTATTTCCGTGTGTTTACCGAACTGAACCGCGTGGATCTACTGGAGCAGTGGATTGTTCACCTGTTTAGTGACGAGTCTCCCGATCACGTGATGCCCCTCGAACCGAACTTGAGCGCCATGCGGGAAATCGGTTTCGATGCGGTGACGGTGCATTTCCGCGAGGATGTGAACGCGTTGGTTAGCGGGTCGAAGCCGTGGCCGTAA
- a CDS encoding NAD-dependent epimerase/dehydratase family protein, which translates to MENALIGFSGFVGSTLLKQAHFTALYRSTNIHEVDNREFNVVVCAGAPAQKWIANREPEVDRKKIDSLIDHLRTLKCKTFILISTVDVFKTPVGVDESTPVNEAGLHPYGLHRRLLEKFVEQHFPRHLIVRLPGLVGPGLRKNVIFDFLNHNNLHAIESRAIFQFYPMVNLWYDIQMALDARLSLVHLTAEPISVADVSLMGFGKPFTHSLPNTPARYDMQTRYAEAFGVSGRYQYSARESILAIRSYAQSEPITLKGETGAAS; encoded by the coding sequence ATGGAAAACGCCCTAATTGGATTTTCTGGTTTTGTCGGAAGTACGCTTCTAAAGCAAGCGCATTTTACTGCGCTTTACCGTTCGACCAATATCCATGAAGTCGACAATCGTGAGTTCAATGTAGTGGTTTGTGCAGGAGCTCCCGCCCAGAAATGGATTGCCAATCGCGAGCCCGAAGTGGATCGAAAGAAGATTGACTCCCTAATCGACCACCTTCGAACCCTCAAGTGCAAAACATTCATATTGATTAGCACCGTCGATGTATTCAAAACTCCGGTTGGAGTTGATGAATCTACTCCGGTCAACGAAGCGGGCTTGCATCCCTACGGACTTCATCGTCGACTCCTCGAAAAATTTGTGGAACAGCATTTTCCCCGCCATCTGATCGTCCGCTTGCCAGGGTTGGTTGGTCCCGGTTTACGCAAGAACGTGATCTTTGACTTTCTTAATCACAATAATCTTCACGCAATCGAAAGTAGAGCGATCTTCCAGTTTTACCCTATGGTCAATCTTTGGTACGACATCCAGATGGCACTAGACGCCCGCCTATCTCTTGTGCATCTTACCGCCGAACCGATCAGCGTTGCCGACGTTTCTCTGATGGGTTTCGGCAAGCCGTTCACACATTCGCTTCCGAACACTCCCGCTCGTTACGATATGCAAACTCGATATGCAGAGGCATTCGGCGTTTCAGGCCGTTATCAATACAGTGCGCGTGAATCGATCTTGGCCATCCGCAGCTATGCCCAATCAGAACCTATTACTTTGAAGGGTGAAACTGGAGCAGCGTCGTGA
- the radA gene encoding DNA repair protein RadA — protein sequence MAVNRTKDRKIVFRCTECGHAQTKWSGQCPACMAWNSMVEGVEDRVAPSTSRFSGYAGAAESAVPVSLAEVEAEEIQRTPTGIEEFDRVLGGGLVTGSAILIGGDPGIGKSTLLLQTLTKLSERQRVLYVTGEESIRQVSLRAKRLQLSCTGVQIVAETSLERILAVASNLRPDVLVIDSIQTTFSEVLQSAPGSVAQVRECAAQLVRYAKQTPTTVFLVGHVTKEGALAGPRVLEHMVDTVLYFEGDSSSRFRVIRAFKNRFGAVNELGVFAMTETGLREVRNPSALFLSRGEEDAPGSVVMVMREGSRPLLAEVQALVDESHSPTPRRVTVGMEQNRLAMLLAILHRHGGIPLFNQDVFVNMVGGLRLTETAGDLAVALAVVSSYRDRPIPKDWVVFGELGLNGEVRPVQNGEERLKEAAKHGFTHALAPVKNIAKGGIKNLEIVPVRSLRDALAAL from the coding sequence GTGGCCGTAAACCGCACCAAGGACCGGAAGATCGTTTTCCGCTGCACGGAATGCGGTCACGCCCAAACCAAATGGTCGGGGCAGTGTCCGGCCTGCATGGCGTGGAACTCGATGGTGGAAGGGGTGGAGGATAGGGTCGCACCGTCCACTTCGAGGTTTTCGGGCTACGCGGGAGCCGCGGAAAGCGCCGTTCCGGTCTCGCTGGCGGAGGTCGAAGCCGAAGAGATACAGAGGACACCGACCGGCATCGAAGAGTTCGACCGAGTCTTGGGCGGTGGCCTGGTTACCGGCTCCGCCATTCTGATCGGGGGTGATCCTGGAATCGGCAAATCGACGCTCTTGCTCCAGACGCTTACCAAGCTCAGCGAGCGTCAGCGGGTTCTTTACGTCACCGGAGAAGAATCGATTCGGCAGGTAAGCCTCCGCGCTAAGCGCTTGCAACTTTCCTGTACAGGCGTCCAAATCGTCGCCGAGACCTCGCTCGAGCGGATTCTGGCAGTTGCGTCGAACCTTCGGCCGGACGTTTTAGTCATCGATTCCATCCAAACCACTTTCAGCGAAGTCCTGCAATCGGCGCCCGGTTCCGTGGCGCAGGTGAGGGAATGCGCGGCGCAACTGGTCCGCTACGCGAAGCAAACGCCGACGACCGTGTTTCTGGTGGGGCATGTCACCAAGGAAGGTGCTCTGGCCGGGCCCCGGGTGTTGGAGCACATGGTGGATACCGTGCTGTATTTCGAAGGCGACTCGAGCAGCCGATTCCGGGTTATTCGCGCCTTCAAGAACCGCTTCGGCGCGGTCAACGAGCTCGGCGTGTTCGCCATGACGGAAACCGGGCTCCGTGAGGTCCGTAATCCTTCGGCGTTATTTCTGTCGCGCGGCGAGGAAGACGCGCCCGGCAGTGTTGTGATGGTGATGCGCGAAGGCAGCCGCCCGCTTCTGGCAGAAGTCCAAGCGCTCGTCGATGAATCCCATTCGCCGACACCGCGCCGAGTGACCGTGGGTATGGAGCAGAATCGCCTGGCCATGCTGCTGGCGATACTCCATAGGCACGGCGGAATTCCGCTGTTCAACCAGGACGTTTTCGTCAACATGGTGGGCGGCTTGCGTCTTACCGAGACCGCAGGCGATCTCGCAGTGGCATTGGCAGTCGTATCCAGCTACCGGGATCGTCCGATTCCGAAGGACTGGGTGGTATTCGGCGAACTCGGCTTGAACGGCGAGGTCAGGCCGGTCCAAAACGGGGAGGAACGGCTCAAGGAAGCTGCAAAACACGGGTTCACCCATGCCTTGGCGCCCGTCAAGAATATCGCGAAAGGGGGCATCAAGAATTTGGAGATCGTGCCGGTAAGAAGCCTACGCGATGCCCTGGCTGCATTGTGA
- a CDS encoding NAD(P)/FAD-dependent oxidoreductase: MTVRQSTVDAVIIGGGFYGSSIAIYLVKTRGLRRVILLEREPWLLTRASYNNQARVHSGYHYPRSFTTAFRSRVNLPRFVRDWPQAIKQDFVKLYAIARRNSKVTAKQFERFCHQIGAELKPAKAELKQLFEPRLIEDVFLVEEYAFDSTRLAEWAVRELKYAGVDVRFSTRATAIFRSEADNNLTVAIQPESGGASSITCKYVFNCTYSGLNQFSGDFPRTQTELKQEVTEIALMQVPEVLKELGITVMDGPFFSMMPFPARGLHTLSHVRYTPHFCWKDEPGIDPYKKLDEYDQATRVDRMVRDAGRYLPAIRNAKYIASLFEVKTVLVKNEGDDGRPILFEKHEKLPGCYSVLGGKIDNIYDILEKLETEEFKSSLE, encoded by the coding sequence GTGACCGTGCGACAGAGCACTGTAGATGCGGTTATCATTGGCGGTGGCTTCTACGGATCTTCAATTGCGATTTACCTTGTTAAGACCCGTGGATTGCGTCGAGTGATCCTGCTTGAACGGGAGCCTTGGCTTCTGACTCGTGCGTCGTACAACAACCAGGCGCGCGTACACAGCGGATACCACTACCCTAGAAGCTTCACTACAGCTTTTCGCAGTCGTGTCAATTTACCCCGCTTCGTACGCGATTGGCCGCAAGCCATTAAACAGGATTTTGTAAAGCTTTACGCTATTGCAAGGCGTAACTCGAAGGTGACTGCCAAGCAATTCGAACGCTTTTGTCATCAGATTGGAGCAGAACTCAAACCGGCAAAAGCTGAATTAAAACAGCTTTTCGAGCCTCGGCTGATTGAAGATGTTTTTCTCGTCGAGGAGTATGCCTTCGACTCAACGCGACTCGCCGAGTGGGCAGTTAGAGAACTTAAGTATGCCGGCGTCGACGTGCGCTTTTCAACCCGCGCGACAGCGATTTTCCGCTCAGAGGCAGACAACAATTTGACAGTAGCCATCCAGCCAGAGTCAGGAGGTGCTTCGTCAATCACCTGTAAATACGTCTTCAACTGTACCTATAGCGGACTGAATCAGTTTTCAGGCGACTTCCCTCGCACCCAAACTGAGCTTAAGCAAGAGGTGACCGAAATAGCCCTTATGCAAGTGCCCGAGGTGCTCAAAGAGCTTGGAATCACGGTCATGGACGGGCCATTTTTTTCGATGATGCCGTTTCCTGCTCGTGGCCTGCACACACTGTCGCACGTTCGTTACACGCCGCACTTTTGCTGGAAGGACGAACCAGGGATTGATCCATACAAGAAGCTCGATGAATACGATCAGGCTACACGGGTTGATCGAATGGTCCGGGATGCAGGCCGGTACCTCCCAGCCATACGCAATGCCAAATATATTGCTTCGCTTTTCGAAGTTAAAACCGTTTTGGTCAAAAACGAGGGAGATGACGGCCGCCCGATTCTCTTCGAAAAGCATGAAAAGCTACCGGGCTGTTATTCGGTGCTAGGCGGAAAGATAGACAATATTTACGACATTCTTGAAAAACTCGAAACAGAAGAGTTTAAAAGTTCGCTGGAGTGA
- a CDS encoding glycosyltransferase family 2 protein, translated as MNTTQEISPRDRAEWQVPAMEVPLWFGKQHSYCVVIPVINEGERIKTFLKRMKANQITAIADIIIVDGGSTDGSLKLDMLQQMGVKALLVKTGPGKLSAQLRCAYAFALDHGYNGIVTIDGNDKDDPGAIPQFIQALEDGVDFVQASRFLPGGMGVNTPKLRQFAIRYIHAPCLSLASGFKWTDTTQGFRAYSRRMLLDPGIAPFRDIFVTYELLAYLSYRAPKLGYVCKELPTIRRYPPGPIPTKITGIGGTLSVLKTLLLSSFGRFNPKTATGPNRTSR; from the coding sequence GTGAATACAACACAAGAAATTTCTCCAAGAGACCGCGCCGAGTGGCAAGTGCCTGCTATGGAGGTGCCACTGTGGTTCGGCAAGCAACATTCCTACTGTGTCGTAATCCCCGTGATTAACGAAGGTGAGCGAATAAAGACCTTCCTCAAACGGATGAAAGCTAACCAAATTACTGCAATCGCGGACATCATTATCGTCGATGGCGGCAGCACGGACGGTTCCCTGAAACTCGATATGTTGCAGCAAATGGGCGTTAAAGCGCTTCTCGTCAAAACTGGCCCGGGAAAACTGAGCGCCCAGCTAAGATGCGCCTATGCTTTTGCCCTCGATCACGGCTACAACGGTATAGTCACTATCGATGGCAACGACAAAGATGATCCGGGAGCGATACCGCAATTCATCCAGGCTCTAGAAGATGGAGTTGATTTTGTACAAGCATCTCGCTTTTTACCCGGCGGTATGGGAGTGAACACGCCAAAGCTTCGACAATTTGCAATCCGGTATATCCATGCGCCCTGCCTAAGTCTCGCATCAGGGTTTAAATGGACAGACACGACGCAAGGGTTCCGAGCATACAGTCGCAGGATGCTGCTAGACCCCGGAATTGCTCCATTTCGAGATATTTTTGTCACCTATGAACTTCTCGCCTACTTGTCATACCGGGCGCCTAAGCTCGGCTATGTGTGTAAAGAGCTGCCGACAATCAGGCGATATCCCCCCGGGCCGATTCCTACCAAAATAACTGGCATTGGGGGAACTTTATCCGTTCTAAAAACACTTCTTTTATCATCCTTTGGTCGTTTTAACCCAAAAACAGCAACAGGACCTAATCGCACGTCTCGATAA